Part of the Deinococcus roseus genome, AGCGGCCCGAATGGACCACCCTCAGCACCCTGATTTACCAGACGCTGGGAAGGCCCGGAGCACAGAACCTCGGGCAGGCTGCGGCTTTATCCAGTATGCTTTTAGGCATCACCTACATGGCTTTTCAGGTGCTGGAAGAAGATGCTGCAGGTCAGAACAGTTTCTAAAAATTACGGTGCCACCCATGCCCTCTCCAATGTCAGTTTCAGCATGCAGGACGGCGAAGCCCTGGCCATTCTGGGGCCTTCTGGGTGTGGAAAATCCACTTTGCTGCGCATCCTGGCCGGTCTGGAACACCCCGATCAGGGGGAGGTCTGGTGGGACGACCTGGAGATCACCACCTTGCCTCCAGAGAAGCGGTTTTTTTCGCTGGTGTTTCAGGATTACGCGCTTTTTCCGCACCTGAACGTGCTGGGCAATGTGATGTTCGGGTTGATTGAACGCAAAATGCCCCGCAAAGCAGCAGAACAACAGGCCCTGCAATGGCTGGAAAAAGTCAATCTGCAAGGCCTGGAAAAGCGCAAAACCACAGAGCTTTCTGGAGGGCAACAGCAGCGGGTGTCTTTTGCACGTGCACTCGCTGTGAATCCCCGTTTGCTGCTGCTCGATGAACCTTTCTCCAATCTGGACCAGCAACTCAGGGAAGAGGTGCAAAACGAACTCCTCAGCACACTGAGAGAAACCCAGAACAGCACCATCCTGGTGACGCACGACCAGCAGGAGGCTTTCAAACTGGCTTCCAGAATTGTGCTGATGCGAGAAGGCCAGATTGAGCAGATGGGCACCCCCACAGACCTGTACCACCACCCGGAAAGCCAGTGGGCCGCCCGTTTTCTGGGCCATGACAATGTTTTTGAGGACTTTTTCATTCCCCAGCATGCCTTCAAGCTGGATGCAGCAGAACCCACCGCAAAAGTGCTGGCTGTGGAGCGTCTGGGCAGCGAGGTTTCTGCACAGGTGGAATTGCGCCAGCAGCACTATCAGGTGCACCTCAGTGAACGGGAAGCATTTGAGCATCAGGTGCATGCAGGGTCTTCCCTGCCCCTGAGGATTGACCGCCAGCTGGTCCGGGGGTTCAGAAGATGATCTGTTACGTGCTGATCAACGGGGAGCTTCATCCCACAGAGCACATGCAGCAGGTGCTGAAAACCCATCCTACCGATCTGGTGGTGGTGGCAGATGGAGGCATCCAGCACGTCAAAACACTGGGGGTGAGGCCAGACGTGTGGCTGGGGGATTTTGATTCCGCTCCACCAGAAACCCTGCTGGACCATCCAGACCTGCAAAGAATTCCCTACCCCACCAACAAGGACCTGCTGGATTCCGAAATTGCCCTGGAATACGCGCTGGAAAAGGGAGCAAAAACCATCATCGTGTGGGGCGCACTGGGAGGCCGCACCGACCACACCCTGGCCGTGATGCTGCTGGCCACCCGTTACCCTCACATTGACCTGATGCTGCACAGCGGAACCGAGAGCGTGCACCCCCTGCATCCGCACCACCCACTGGTTCTGCATACCGTTCCAGAGCAGACCCTCAGTGTGCTGGCTGTGCTGCCCCTGCATCACCTCAACATCAGAGGGGTGCGCTGGGAACTCTTTGATGCCCACGTGGAAAGAGGCTCTGGCTGGACCATGAGCAACGTGGCTGTGCAGCATCAGGTCAAAGTGTGGTGCACAGCAGGTCTGGGGCTGGTGGTGGTGCAGCACACATGAAAAATTCCTCCCCAGGGAGAGGAGGAAAGCATGACTTTGAGAATGGTTCAGTACTCGATTCCGAGCACCTTGTACTTGAGCTGGCGTTTGCCTTCATCGAGGTTGACCACAAAGGAATCCCCAGCTTTGCGGCCCAGCAACTGGGTGCCCACCGGACTGTCTTCAGAGACAATGCGCTGGCCCAGCACCTTGGCCTCAGAAGAACTGACCAGTTGCACTTTGAGCTGCTTGCCGGTCTTTTCGTCTTCCAGGGTCACATAAGCCCCCAGGTTGACGCTTTCTTCCTTGAGGTCTGCGGGAGAAATGATCTTGGCCCTTAAAAGCATGTCTTCGAGCTCTTCGATGCGGGTCTCGATGTTCAGCTTTTCACGCTTGGCTTCTTCGAGGCCGTTGTCTTCCAGATCGTCGGCGGCTTCCATTTGCTCGCTGAGAATGCGAGTGGCTTCTGCGAGGCGCTCCTGTTCATGTTCCAGCGTCCGTTTCAGGCGCTCGAACCCTTCTTGAGTG contains:
- a CDS encoding ABC transporter ATP-binding protein, with the protein product MLQVRTVSKNYGATHALSNVSFSMQDGEALAILGPSGCGKSTLLRILAGLEHPDQGEVWWDDLEITTLPPEKRFFSLVFQDYALFPHLNVLGNVMFGLIERKMPRKAAEQQALQWLEKVNLQGLEKRKTTELSGGQQQRVSFARALAVNPRLLLLDEPFSNLDQQLREEVQNELLSTLRETQNSTILVTHDQQEAFKLASRIVLMREGQIEQMGTPTDLYHHPESQWAARFLGHDNVFEDFFIPQHAFKLDAAEPTAKVLAVERLGSEVSAQVELRQQHYQVHLSEREAFEHQVHAGSSLPLRIDRQLVRGFRR
- a CDS encoding thiamine diphosphokinase, giving the protein MICYVLINGELHPTEHMQQVLKTHPTDLVVVADGGIQHVKTLGVRPDVWLGDFDSAPPETLLDHPDLQRIPYPTNKDLLDSEIALEYALEKGAKTIIVWGALGGRTDHTLAVMLLATRYPHIDLMLHSGTESVHPLHPHHPLVLHTVPEQTLSVLAVLPLHHLNIRGVRWELFDAHVERGSGWTMSNVAVQHQVKVWCTAGLGLVVVQHT
- a CDS encoding GreA/GreB family elongation factor — translated: MSREVKLTQEGFERLKRTLEHEQERLAEATRILSEQMEAADDLEDNGLEEAKREKLNIETRIEELEDMLLRAKIISPADLKEESVNLGAYVTLEDEKTGKQLKVQLVSSSEAKVLGQRIVSEDSPVGTQLLGRKAGDSFVVNLDEGKRQLKYKVLGIEY